The following coding sequences lie in one Peromyscus maniculatus bairdii isolate BWxNUB_F1_BW_parent chromosome 3, HU_Pman_BW_mat_3.1, whole genome shotgun sequence genomic window:
- the Bhlhe41 gene encoding class E basic helix-loop-helix protein 41, with protein MDEGIPHLQERQLLEHRDFIGLDYSSLYMCKPKRSLKRDDTKDTYKLPHRLIEKKRRDRINECIAQLKDLLPEHLKLTTLGHLEKAVVLELTLKHLKALTALTEQQHQKIIALQNGERSLKSPVQADLDAFHSGFQTCAKEVLQYLARFESWTPREPRCAQLVSHLHAVATQLLTPQVPPGRGPGRAPCSTGAAATPGPERAARCVPVIQRTQPGTEPEHDTDTDSGYGGEAEQGRAAVKQEPPGDPSPAPKRPKLEARGALLGPEPTLLGSLVALGGGAPFAQPAAAPFCLPFYLLSPSAAAYVQPWLDKSGLDKYLYPAAAAPFPLLYPGIPAAAAAAAFPCLSSVLSPPPEKAGAATGVPLLAHEVAPPGPLRPQHAHSRTHLPRAGNPESSQEDASQPAKDAP; from the exons ATGGACGAAGGAATCCCTCATTTGCAAGAGAGACAGTTACTGGAACATAGAGATTTTATAGG ACTGGATTATTCCTCTTTGTATATGTGTAAACCCAAAAGGAGCTTGAAACGGGATGACACCAAG GATACCTACAAATTACCgcacagattaatagaaaagaagagaagagaccgAATTAATGAATGTATTGCTCAGCTGAAAGATTTACTGCCTGAACATCTGAAATTGACA ACACTGGGGCATCTGGAGAAAGCAGTGGTTTTGGAATTAACTTTGAAGCACTTGAAAGCGTTAACAGCCTTAACGGAGCAGCAGCATCAGAAGATAATTGCTTTACAGAATG GGGAGCGCTCTCTGAAATCGCCGGTCCAGGCCGACTTGGATGCGTTCCACTCGGGGTTTCAAACCTGCGCCAAAGAAGTCTTGCAATACCTCGCGCGCTTTGAGAGCTGGACGCCCAGGGAGCCGCGCTGTGCCCAGCTCGTCAGCCACCTGCACGCCGTGGCCACCCAGCTCCTGACGCCACAGGTGCCCCCGGGCAGGGGCCCGGGCCGCGCGCCCTGCAGCACGGGGGCTGCGGCCACCCCGGGCCCCGAGCGCGCGGCCCGCTGCGTGCCGGTCATCCAGCGGACTCAGCCCGGCACCGAGCCCGAGCATGACACGGACACCGACAGCGGCTACGGAGGCGAGGCAGAGCAGGGCCGCGCCGCTGTCAAGCAGGAGCCGCCTGGGGACCCGTCCCCTGCACCCAAGAGGCCGAAGCTGGAGGCGCGCGGCGCGCTCCTGGGCCCGGAGCCCACGCTGCTCGGCTCGCTGGTGGCCCTGGGCGGGGGCGCGCCCTTCGCGCAGCCCGCCGCCGCGCCCTTCTGCCTGCCCTTCTACCTGCTGTCGCCGTCCGCCGCCGCCTAcgtgcagccctggctggacaAGAGCGGCCTGGACAAGTATCTGTACCCCGCGGCGGCCGCACCCTTCCCGCTGTTGTATCCTGGCATCCCCGcagcggccgccgccgccgccttcccCTGCCTGTCGTCCGTGCTGTCGCCGCCTCCTGAGAAGGCAGGCGCGGCCACCGGTGTCCCTCTGCTGGCGCACGAGGTGGCGCCCCCGGGGCCGCTGCGCCCCCAGCACGCTCACAGCCGCACCCACCTGCCGCGCGCAGGGAACCCGGAGAGCTCTCAGGAAGATGCCTCACAGCCGGCCAAGGATGCCCCCTGA